The DNA sequence TGGCACGTTCCTTATCGATGCCCTCGCCGGATATCATTATCTTCGCGCCGTCGACCATGGCGAACGCCGCGATACGCGCGTAGATGCGCGAACCCGGCATGACAAGTTCGGGCATGCTCACCTCGAGATAATTGTCCTTGGCAACATCGATATCGCGCACCGCTTCCGCATAATCGAATCTATCGACAGCGGTGAAGCGCATCGAACAGCGTCCCGTCTGCGGCGGGAGCGTTACTGATATAACAGCCTTGCCGTCGGTGCCGGTCTTCACTATCGCGCAATAGACGACTTTCTTCTCGCCTTCACGTATCGCTTCCTGGTCATCCGGAATTTCGACTGCCGTTGTCTCTGCGCTTTTCCCCATCGGCGAAGGTGCCGGTTTGGAAATGGCGGCACGCGAGCGCTGCGCCATCTTTTTCGGCGAGGGGGCATCCTCATCCTTCATAGCGCCCGCAATACTCTGCGGTGCAGCGGTTTTTGTATATTCCTTTTCGGCCTCTTCCGCGACCAGACCGCTATGATCGACCCAGCTTGTGAGATGATCGCCGAGTGCACGAGCGCTATCGCCCACGGCGGACGCGAGCGGTTCTTTCGCGCTTTTTGACTGCACGCGATTATCGAATACTTCCAATATCCCGTAGCCTGCGAGCCCTTTTTTCGTCAAGCGGTCCGTCGTAAGCACGGACACCTGGAATTCCTTAAGCGGCTTTCCGCTCTCAGACGATGACAGTGCCGCTTCCAGATGCGATTCGGGGAATACTATCGCCCACGCTTCTTTATATTTCCCATCAGCAAAACCCGCTATCGCTACGAACGTGTACGGTGCTGCGACGGGTATCATCACTTCATTCCCGCTTTTCAGAGCGGTCACCGTTATCTCCCGGCCAGCGAATGATCCGTCAGCTTGTGCGGTATACGCGAATGCACGTACGCCGCTCATGTCCTTGAGAAGCTTCACGGATAATTGTTTCCCGGGCGCAGGTGCCGGGGATTCTATCTCGAATACCGCGTTCTTATCGTCGCCTTTTTTTGCGATGAACATATCGCGTCCGAACACCGGCGTCGTCTTCTCGTAGGGCGCAAGCGTAGCTTCGAACATCTTCCGCATGCCGCCGGTGAGCGGTATCGTCTGTCGTTCGACGTGTCCCGAGCGGCCGAAAAGATACGACACGCTCCCCTTATCGCATATCACTTCGATGCCGAACGGTCCGCTGTGGCCGCCCACATCGAGCGTAACCTCAAGCTTACCGTCCCGTATCTCCTTTGTCTGCTCTGCTCCGGCTTCAACGCCGTTACAGCCGGAAAGGAAACATCGTGATTTGATCTTCACTTTTCCCGAATACGGCTGATTGAGCGTACGCAATTCGTTCTTCACATTAAGCCCGTTCCCCCAGCGGCTCCCCACGCCGCCTTCATTACCGAAGAACCAGGCCCCTTTCTCTTTATCCAGGTCTTTCACGCTCGTGACCTGTTTGAAATCATGCGCGNNNNNNNNNNTGCGCGAACGACAAGGCGCCGAGCGCGCCGTCTGCGACGGAGAATGACGTATACGATTCGAGCTTTCCGTCGGATGATCGCACCTTTACCGTGTATTCACCGCCCTCGATACGTTTTACCTTTCCGCTCATGATGGAACTCACGAACACGCCGCCGGCATTGAGCGTGAATGTCCCTATCTTCCGGGGCGATGCATCCTTTTTCTGGAGCGTGACATCGATCTCTTTGCCCGCTGCGAGCGGCATGAGCACTTTGAGGAATACTTCCTCATTAGGCCAATAAAGCGGCTGATCGCTCGTCACCGATATGAATTTCAATCCGAGTACATCCACCTTCACGGCATCGATGATCTTTTTCTTCTCGATATCGACCTTAAAGAGCGCTGTTTCCTTCATGGGGTCCCCTTTTTTTGCTGTATCGGGGACAGCGGCTATAACGGCGAAGGCTGCGATAACAACAATGAATGACCGACGCATGGGATACCTCTCGATGACATTTCTCGGCAAGTATAACGCGCAATGGGGAAAATAGTAACAGCGCTACGGATATACAACGCGGCATTCCGGCAGTTCAATGGCTGCCAGGGAATGCGGCTGCATTGAGACATCGATATCCATCGCTTTTTCCGGCTTCTGTGCGCCAGCGCGTGCCAGCGCTTCGGGCGCTATGTGGAAACGTTTTTCCACGGCGGTATTGTTGGTGTTGCAGATAAGGATGCGCTTTGCAAGGAGCGCACACCATACGCCGTCATCGATGCCGTCCGCTACGGGCACACCGGCATAGCGCATCGGCAGTGCTATCTTCCCGTGAACGACAGCGCTGACCGCATGGATGAACTGCTTGTGGTCTATGTCGTCGACCGGGAGCAGCACCGATGCCCCCTTCCCGATCGCTACGATGCATGCGGCCGATCGCGCGGCATTGAATTTCCGCTTCATCGACGGGGGTGGGGCCTCTGCCGGTTCATCCTGAGTCGATGGATAGCATTTCACCCAATCAACCGCAACGCCGAGTATTCGGGTATCCCTGGACCCTGCATCGAGTTCCCGCGGGTCCCACGTTTCAGCCCGTATCTCAATATCGGCGGTCGTTTTTCCCGGGGCTGCGCTCCCGATCGCCGCACGGAACATCGATCGCCGTTCATTCGATACGCTGCCAGCGGAAGCACCGTTGATGAATATCTCGCATCGCGAAGAGAGCTTGCCGGGGTGCCGCGCGATGGAGATGGCGATAGTGTTCTCACGGGTTGGATCGACGAACACCTTGACGTGTGCGTTCGAACCCGTCCATCGCTTCTTTATCGCATCCGGTTTTCCGCCCCATTCCCAATGCCCGCTTTCGCGTCCGTGCCAATCGCCGGATATCCATAGCGTATCATGTTCCGCTCCGATATCGACCATGGCCGCACCGATGTCCGTAATGGGCCAGATATCGGTGCTTGCCGGAAGCGATGCACGCTGGGGAAAAAGCGTCGTATCCGGAGTGCGCGTACCGTCGACCATTTCCAGGACAGCACGGTCGGCGGCTATGAGAACACCGCCCGCTTTCACCCATTGGACGATACGGTCAATGGCATGCGGATCGAAAACCGTTCCCTCAGGGATAATGAGCGTACGCATTGCTGCGAGTACGCCGTCCTCTACAAGACGTTCATCCGCTATCTCGTGATCAAAAAGATCGACGGCCGCATCGCAGGCGGCTTTCAAGTGCACCGGCATCTGCTGCCCCGCGCGAAGCCGGTGATCGGTAGTTGGGAAAAAGAATGCGATGTCCGTAAAGGAATATTCCCCTTCCATGTACCGACCGTATCGCGCGAAAATATCCTTCGCACGCAGCAGATTCCCCTTGTAGTCGAAGAATTCCTTTGTGCCGGAGATCGCATCCTTGTAGATGCGCTCTATCTCCTCATTGCGCGATACATCCGACGGCGGCTCGGTCACAAGCGATGTGCCGTAGAATTTTGCCGCGGTGGAGAATCGCCGGTAGAAATAGAGCGGCAGTTTTCCATGGGTGGAACGTACCGTGAACCCCGCCGTCTTCGACCGTGCGACACATCCGGTGTAATCGGCGCCGTACATCACGCGTTCATTCCCGAAGCCTACCTTTATCTCATGCGGTATTCCGGGGA is a window from the Spirochaetota bacterium genome containing:
- a CDS encoding family 14 glycosylhydrolase; translation: MKTKTGSILVFTASLFCTISLLFAQEKGASSGIRTPIPIKTGNLSVDLLKAAASNMPPPATRDYKQFIDECVSVGISSVEDYITWLPLEPERDSLQWEFYDRNARELQARGLGYTVYPWLHFVPPWVLTSEYWYPLLCMEHGESTFAPSIWAPSTITLFDRFYKKLAEHFGKRISAIYVSMVCDYGEVGYPIGLADWVVPAKHKHGGYWCGDAHARESFAAFALERYRSLPAVNAAWGTEFTDKKKIDHPLWLSTEGPKADYLASLSVPERTQARTRWLDFCSWYLGSMVDFAGKATAVSRTYFPGIPHEIKVGFGNERVMYGADYTGCVARSKTAGFTVRSTHGKLPLYFYRRFSTAAKFYGTSLVTEPPSDVSRNEEIERIYKDAISGTKEFFDYKGNLLRAKDIFARYGRYMEGEYSFTDIAFFFPTTDHRLRAGQQMPVHLKAACDAAVDLFDHEIADERLVEDGVLAAMRTLIIPEGTVFDPHAIDRIVQWVKAGGVLIAADRAVLEMVDGTRTPDTTLFPQRASLPASTDIWPITDIGAAMVDIGAEHDTLWISGDWHGRESGHWEWGGKPDAIKKRWTGSNAHVKVFVDPTRENTIAISIARHPGKLSSRCEIFINGASAGSVSNERRSMFRAAIGSAAPGKTTADIEIRAETWDPRELDAGSRDTRILGVAVDWVKCYPSTQDEPAEAPPPSMKRKFNAARSAACIVAIGKGASVLLPVDDIDHKQFIHAVSAVVHGKIALPMRYAGVPVADGIDDGVWCALLAKRILICNTNNTAVEKRFHIAPEALARAGAQKPEKAMDIDVSMQPHSLAAIELPECRVVYP